Proteins from a genomic interval of Lolium perenne isolate Kyuss_39 chromosome 1, Kyuss_2.0, whole genome shotgun sequence:
- the LOC127327229 gene encoding thioredoxin-like protein YLS8, translating into MSYLLPHLHSGWAVDQAILAEEERLVMIRFGHDWDETCMQMDEVLSGVAETIKNFAVIYLVDITEVPDFNTMYELYDPSTVMFFFRNKHIMIDLGTGNNNKINWAMKDKQEFVDIVETVYRGARKGRGLVIAPKDYSTKYRY; encoded by the exons ATGTCGTACCTGTTGCCGCACCTGCACTCCGGCTGGGCGGTCGACCAGGCAATCCTCGCCGAGGAGGAGCGCCTCGTCATGATCCGCTTCGGCCACGACTGGGACGAGACCTGTATGCAG ATGGATGAGGTGCTGTCAGGGGTTGCTGAGACCATAAAGAACTTTGCTGTAATCTACCTTGTTGACATAACTGAGGTTCCTGACTTCAACACCATGTACGAGCTGTATGACCCATCGACAGTGATGTTCTTCTTCCGCAACAAGCACATCATGATTGATCTTGGGACGGGAAATAACAACAAGATCAACTGGGCAATGAAAGACAAGCAGGAGTTTGTTGACATTGTGGAGACTGTCTACAGAGGAGCTCGTAAGGGCCGTGGTCTGGTGATTGCGCCCAAGGACTACTCCACCAAATATCGTTACTAA
- the LOC127327227 gene encoding uncharacterized protein produces MASFQCEKKYVSDVQAVRSLKSQELFKKSHALVVEKECLANDAATKLQIVVVEGTLKNETKEPLSIMDSKIYAGHSLKKFPDTVSKSDDFSMAALYPKGVKAAVVYSGTNRIGVECGWLLAFTDTEATGRRIYAECGRKGKFDNINWEQIEQKLDASGETAKPHDLLTATAVYASIANSDGKSVVVATFFG; encoded by the exons ATGGCATCATTCCAGTGTGAGAAGAAATATGTTAGTGATGTGCAAGCTGTTCGCTCCTTGAAGTCTCAGGAACTGTTTAAGAAATCCCATGCCCTGGTTGTTGAAAAAGAATGCCTAGCCAATGATGCAGCTACCAAACTGCAAATTGTCGTAGTAGAAGGCACTTTGAAGAATGAAACAAAGGAGCCGCTGAGTATTatggatagcaagatatatgcagGGCACTCTCTCAAAAAGTTCCCCGATACTGTTAGCAAATCCGACGATTTCAGCATGGCAGCCTTGTACCCTAAAGGTGTGAAGGCAGCTGTGGTGTACTCCGGCACGAACAGAATTGGTGTTGAATGCGGATGGCTCCTTGCTTTTACAGACACCGAGGCTACTGGAAGGAGG ATATATGCGGAATGTGGCCGTAAAGGTAAATTCGACAACATAAACTGGGAACAAATTGAACAGAAACTAGATGCATCTGGAGAAACTGCTAAGCCTCATGACCTCCTTACTGCGACTGCGGTCTATGCTAGCATTGCCAACTCTGATGGGAAATCTGTTGTTGTAGCCACATTCTTTGGCTAA
- the LOC127327226 gene encoding lipoyl synthase 2, chloroplastic — protein MQSSLATPPPALAGSASAGLLARLRQASVVRCHGEPAAASSSASGWAPPTPFTGRDPGLKKPAWLRQRAAQGDKYARLRESLGDLKLNTVCVEAQCPNIGECWNGGGGAGGEGDGIATATIMLLGDTCTRGCRFCAVKTSNKPPPPDALEPLKTAVAVASWGVDYVVLTSVDRDDIPDGGSAHFAETVRALKELKPGILVECLTSDFRGDLEAVASLANSGLDVYAHNIETVRSMQKVVRDPRAGYDQSLSVLKHAKASKKGMVTKSSIMLGLGETDEEIKQTMADLRAIDVDILTLGQYLQPTERYLRVREYVTPEKFDFWKKYGESLGFVYVASGPLVRSSYRAGEIFVQNFVRQKKAELVSAAS, from the exons ATGCAGAGCTCGCTCGCGACGCCTCCGCCGGCCTTGGCGGGCTCCGCCAGCGCGGGACTTCTCGCTCGGCTCAGGCAGGCGTCGGTGGTGCGGTGCCACGGGGAGCCGGCGGCGGCATCGTCCTCGGCGTCGGGGTGGGCCCCGCCGACGCCGTTCACGGGGAGGGACCCGGGGCTGAAGAAGCCGGCGTGGCTGCGGCAGCGCGCGGCGCAGGGGGACAAGTACGCCAGGCTCAGGGAGTCGCTCGGGGACCTCAAGCTCAACACCGTCTGCGTCGAGGCGCAGTGCCCCAACATCGGAGAG TGCTGGAACGGGGGCGGCGGGGCGGGCGGGGAAGGGGACGGCATCGCCACCGCGACAATCATGCTCCTCGGCGATACCTGCACCCGGGGCTGTCGGTTCTGCGCCGTCAAGACTAGCAACAAGCCTCCGCCGCCGGACGCCCTCGAGCCTCTGAAGACAGCCGTGGCGGTCGCAAGTTGGGG GGTGGACTATGTTGTGCTGACAAGCGTCGACAGGGATGACATCCCTGATGGTGGAAGTGCCCATTTCGCCGAAACAGTAAGAGCTCTGAAG GAGCTCAAGCCTGGGATATTGGTGGAGTGCCTAACTTCAGATTTCCGAGGTGACCTGGAGGCAGTTGCGTCTTTGGCAAACTCTGGGCTAGACGTGTATGCGCACAACATCGAAACCGTGAGGAGTATGCAGAAAGTAGTTAGAGATCCCCGAGCAGG ATATGATCAGAGCTTGTCAGTACTGAAACATGCAAAAGCTTCCAAAAAGGGCATGGTAACGAAGTCCTCGATCATGCTTGGTCTAGGTGAGACAGACGAGGAGATAAAGCAAACCATGGCTGACTTGAGGGCCATTGATGTTGATATTCTGACCTTGGGCCAATATTTACAG CCAACAGAAAGATATCTGAGAGTTAGAGAATACGTGACTCCTGAGAAGTTTGATTTCTGGAAGAAGTATGGAGAATCTTTAGGATTTGTATATGTTGCTAGTGGACCTCTG GTCCGGTCCTCATATCGAGCAGGGGAGATATTCGTCCAAAATTTTGTCAGACAGAAAAAGGCTGAGCTTGTATCTGCTGCATCTTAA